From the Comamonas odontotermitis genome, one window contains:
- a CDS encoding alpha/beta hydrolase encodes MSKPTVILVHGFWGGAAHWAKVILELSRRGYTDIRAVENPLTSLADDAERTRKMIAQVNGPVVLVGHSYGGAVISEAGNHPDVKALVYIAAFAPDAGESPGGITQQHLPAAAPNLAPDSDGYLWLKADKFHESFCQDLSAEEGLVMAVTQKAPLAKTFGDPVTAPAWKHKPSWYQVSSQDHMIAPENQKWMSARMNARKVVTLNASHASLASLPVDVAALIDEAAVATAA; translated from the coding sequence ATGAGCAAACCAACGGTCATACTAGTGCACGGTTTCTGGGGCGGTGCCGCCCATTGGGCCAAGGTGATACTTGAACTGAGCAGGCGTGGTTACACGGACATCCGCGCAGTGGAAAACCCATTGACCTCCCTTGCCGATGATGCGGAAAGAACACGCAAGATGATTGCGCAGGTCAATGGCCCGGTGGTGCTCGTGGGCCACTCGTATGGGGGCGCAGTCATCAGCGAGGCAGGCAATCATCCCGATGTGAAGGCGCTGGTCTACATTGCGGCATTTGCCCCCGATGCCGGAGAGAGCCCGGGCGGCATCACGCAGCAGCACCTGCCCGCGGCAGCGCCGAATCTGGCGCCTGACAGCGATGGCTATCTGTGGCTGAAGGCTGACAAGTTCCATGAGAGCTTCTGCCAGGATCTTTCCGCAGAAGAAGGCCTGGTGATGGCCGTGACCCAGAAAGCGCCGCTGGCAAAGACTTTTGGCGACCCCGTGACCGCCCCCGCCTGGAAGCACAAACCCTCCTGGTACCAGGTCTCCAGCCAGGATCACATGATTGCCCCCGAAAACCAGAAATGGATGTCAGCCCGCATGAATGCCCGCAAGGTGGTGACGCTCAATGCAAGCCACGCATCCCTTGCCTCCTTGCCCGTGGATGTCGCCGCGCTGATCGACGAAGCGGCAGTGGCTACTGCTGCCTGA
- a CDS encoding agmatine deiminase family protein, translating into MMRTRRYFMRHCAAGGSAIAVGSLLTACGGGDAGEVEARPPADSSNAHGQGEQDPANGWRMPDEAEAHKATWMAFGASDAIWSRAQVPQVQLALARIANAIAAHEPVNMLVRQAEMDSARQMLDARVVLIPAQMDDLWMRDTGPVFVRKQNGERACVKFNFNGWGKKQQSGFDSKVADEVSAKAQLPLLATRLVLEGGALEVDGKGTAIITESCVLNDNRNPGWSKADCEAELRRLLGIRKVIWLPGIKNRDITDAHTDFYARFVRPGVVVAHREMHPDSYDYALTRRHLDILRSATDADNQPLQIVVIDGPEQIRPGNNPNTFAAGYINYYATSSAIFLPEFGDVIADAGAKAMYMQLYPGREVIQINIDPIAAGGGGIHCTTQQEVI; encoded by the coding sequence ATGATGAGGACACGTCGATATTTCATGCGCCATTGCGCAGCGGGGGGCAGCGCGATTGCGGTAGGCAGCTTGCTGACCGCCTGTGGTGGCGGTGACGCGGGAGAGGTTGAAGCTCGGCCCCCTGCGGACAGCAGCAATGCCCACGGTCAGGGCGAGCAGGACCCAGCCAACGGCTGGCGCATGCCCGATGAGGCAGAAGCCCACAAGGCGACGTGGATGGCTTTCGGCGCCTCGGATGCCATCTGGTCACGTGCGCAAGTGCCACAGGTGCAACTGGCGCTGGCGCGCATTGCCAATGCCATTGCTGCCCATGAGCCTGTCAACATGCTGGTGCGACAGGCGGAAATGGACAGCGCACGTCAAATGCTCGATGCGCGTGTCGTGCTCATTCCCGCCCAGATGGACGACCTGTGGATGCGCGATACCGGCCCCGTCTTTGTACGCAAGCAAAACGGCGAGCGGGCCTGCGTCAAGTTCAATTTCAACGGCTGGGGCAAAAAGCAGCAATCCGGCTTTGACAGCAAGGTGGCCGATGAAGTCAGCGCCAAGGCGCAACTGCCGCTGCTTGCCACGCGTCTGGTGCTGGAAGGTGGGGCGCTGGAGGTCGATGGCAAGGGCACGGCCATCATCACCGAGAGCTGTGTGCTCAATGACAACCGCAACCCAGGCTGGAGCAAGGCCGACTGCGAAGCGGAGCTGCGCCGTTTGCTGGGTATTCGCAAGGTGATCTGGTTGCCGGGAATCAAGAATCGGGACATTACCGATGCGCACACGGACTTCTATGCCCGCTTTGTGCGGCCAGGCGTGGTCGTGGCGCACCGGGAGATGCATCCGGACTCCTACGACTATGCGTTGACCCGGCGGCATCTGGATATCTTGCGCAGTGCCACCGATGCGGACAACCAGCCGCTGCAGATCGTGGTCATCGACGGTCCTGAGCAGATCCGGCCTGGAAACAATCCGAATACCTTCGCTGCAGGCTACATCAACTACTATGCGACCAGCAGCGCCATTTTTCTGCCGGAGTTCGGGGATGTGATTGCGGATGCTGGCGCCAAGGCGATGTACATGCAGTTGTATCCAGGGCGTGAGGTGATCCAGATCAATATCGACCCCATCGCCGCTGGCGGAGGTGGCATTCATTGCACCACCCAGCAAGAAGTCATCTAA
- a CDS encoding COG4315 family predicted lipoprotein produces MKIRNLPVLALALAAAFASVAQAEPVATMAGGVLVNASGMTLYTFDKDVAGSNKSMCNGPCIELWPAVSASADAKPEGDFSVITRDDGSKQWAHKGKPLYTYAADKKAGDATGDNFKGVWHVIK; encoded by the coding sequence ATGAAAATCCGTAATCTCCCCGTGCTGGCCCTGGCCCTTGCAGCCGCTTTTGCTTCCGTGGCCCAGGCCGAGCCTGTAGCCACCATGGCTGGCGGCGTGCTCGTCAATGCCAGCGGCATGACGCTCTACACTTTCGACAAGGACGTGGCCGGCAGCAACAAGAGCATGTGCAATGGCCCCTGCATCGAGTTGTGGCCGGCAGTCTCTGCCTCGGCCGATGCAAAACCCGAAGGCGACTTCAGCGTGATCACCCGCGACGACGGCAGCAAGCAATGGGCCCACAAGGGCAAGCCGCTGTATACCTATGCAGCAGACAAGAAGGCGGGCGACGCAACGGGCGACAATTTCAAGGGCGTGTGGCACGTCATCAAGTAA
- a CDS encoding agmatine deiminase family protein: MQRRQLLSATMGLVAGTTVGLPAFSAPAANAGWRMPDEGERHTATWMAFGANDEVWGRRLKSGAQANLARIAQAIASVEPVHMLVNEQDYDLAARLCGNKVNLVVQPIDDLWMRDTGPVFVKNAGGAFSGVNFNFNGWGRKQEHRDDARVAGFVAGRAGVPILKSTLVLEGGGIEVDGQGTAIITESCVLNPNRNPGVSKAQCEQELQRVLGIEKVIWLPGIAGRDITDGHTDFYARFCAPGVVVAGFESDTSSPEHAITQRHLDILRKATDVRGSQLKVVRMPGPDYVRPQYENKDFAAGYINFYVCNGAVISPEFGHAQADRNTKAILREQFPGREIVQLNIDAIAAGGGGIHCTTQQQPA; the protein is encoded by the coding sequence ATGCAAAGACGACAACTTCTTTCGGCAACCATGGGGCTGGTGGCAGGTACCACGGTGGGCCTGCCAGCTTTTTCTGCCCCTGCTGCCAATGCCGGATGGCGCATGCCGGACGAAGGGGAACGCCACACGGCGACCTGGATGGCTTTTGGTGCCAATGATGAGGTGTGGGGCAGGCGGCTGAAATCAGGGGCGCAGGCCAATCTGGCGCGTATCGCACAAGCCATCGCCAGCGTCGAGCCCGTGCACATGCTGGTCAACGAGCAGGATTACGACCTGGCCGCGCGGCTGTGCGGCAACAAGGTCAACCTGGTGGTGCAACCCATTGATGACCTGTGGATGCGCGATACCGGACCGGTCTTCGTGAAAAATGCAGGCGGCGCGTTCTCAGGCGTGAACTTCAACTTCAATGGCTGGGGCAGAAAGCAGGAACACAGGGATGACGCGCGGGTCGCTGGCTTCGTCGCCGGCAGAGCTGGTGTCCCCATTCTGAAAAGCACCCTGGTGCTGGAAGGCGGCGGTATCGAAGTCGACGGCCAGGGAACGGCCATCATCACGGAAAGCTGTGTGTTGAACCCCAACCGCAACCCCGGCGTCAGCAAGGCGCAGTGCGAGCAGGAGCTGCAACGGGTACTGGGTATCGAGAAGGTCATCTGGCTGCCCGGCATTGCCGGCCGAGACATCACCGATGGCCACACGGATTTCTATGCCCGATTCTGTGCGCCCGGGGTAGTGGTTGCGGGTTTTGAGAGCGACACCTCATCGCCGGAACATGCGATCACCCAGCGCCATCTCGATATCCTGCGCAAGGCCACGGACGTGCGTGGCAGCCAGTTGAAGGTGGTGCGCATGCCAGGGCCCGATTACGTGCGACCGCAATATGAAAACAAGGACTTCGCTGCCGGGTACATCAATTTCTACGTGTGCAATGGAGCGGTGATCAGCCCCGAATTCGGCCACGCGCAGGCCGACCGCAACACCAAAGCCATCCTGCGCGAGCAGTTTCCCGGGCGCGAGATCGTGCAACTCAATATCGACGCCATTGCCGCCGGTGGTGGAGGGATTCACTGCACCACGCAGCAGCAGCCAGCCTGA
- a CDS encoding LysR family transcriptional regulator, translating to MSEHRIPSLKLLMGFEAAARHGSFSRAADELHVTQSAISHQVQQLEEQIMQPLFRRAGRGVELTVAGEVLLRSVQRTLTVLRSGLGRISTYLDPGLVVLVCPAPLLHGWLQPRLRALEARHPQLCLLLSVDESARFVDEIDVDIAISDRPLQQAGLDERPFLQDEWVLVANTDLAGKLAPLAQAQHHLHADLICLEESLTGEATAAVFLGPLAHFRKRAIYDDPRLVLDAILEGRGIACLPRLLVDASLVRGQLQILEQYPRLPGATWWLSGVAGQTRSPIVSQVFQWLISEGLGSKP from the coding sequence ATGTCAGAACATCGTATCCCTTCGCTGAAACTGTTGATGGGCTTTGAGGCGGCGGCCCGGCATGGCAGTTTTTCGCGAGCGGCAGACGAGTTGCATGTGACACAGTCGGCCATCAGTCACCAGGTGCAGCAGTTGGAAGAGCAGATCATGCAACCGCTGTTTCGCCGCGCAGGCCGTGGTGTGGAGCTGACCGTTGCTGGCGAGGTGCTGCTGCGCAGTGTTCAACGCACACTCACCGTCCTGCGCAGCGGCCTGGGCCGGATCAGCACCTACCTGGATCCCGGTCTGGTGGTGCTGGTTTGCCCCGCGCCATTGCTGCACGGCTGGCTGCAGCCGAGATTGCGCGCTCTGGAAGCCCGGCACCCGCAGTTGTGCCTGCTGCTGTCCGTGGACGAAAGCGCCCGGTTTGTCGATGAAATCGATGTCGATATCGCCATCAGTGACAGGCCGCTTCAGCAGGCGGGCCTGGATGAAAGACCATTCCTGCAGGACGAATGGGTACTGGTGGCGAATACCGACCTGGCTGGGAAACTTGCCCCTCTTGCGCAGGCCCAACACCATCTGCACGCCGATCTGATCTGCCTGGAAGAGAGCCTGACCGGCGAGGCAACGGCCGCGGTCTTTCTGGGGCCGCTCGCGCACTTTCGCAAGCGTGCCATCTATGACGACCCGCGCCTCGTGCTGGACGCCATTCTGGAGGGTCGGGGAATCGCCTGTCTGCCGCGCCTGCTCGTCGATGCCAGCCTCGTGCGCGGCCAGTTGCAGATTCTTGAGCAGTACCCTCGTCTGCCCGGGGCAACCTGGTGGCTGTCAGGGGTTGCGGGGCAGACGCGTTCTCCCATCGTCTCGCAGGTATTCCAATGGCTTATCTCCGAAGGCCTGGGGTCGAAACCCTGA
- a CDS encoding RNA polymerase sigma factor: MRAQDEAEIVACIPSLRRYARGLMSDPDRADDLVQDTLERAWSRFSMWQKHSELRAWMFGIMHNQFIDRIRAQRSRPEDSVGDDLPEMPQRPQQADALEIRDLDRLLQRLPPEQREVLLLVSVEELSYQEVATVVGVPIGTVMSRLSRARARLRDEIAASGSSPDKVTVASHKIQRVK, translated from the coding sequence ATGCGCGCACAGGACGAAGCGGAGATCGTGGCCTGCATTCCCAGCCTGCGGCGGTATGCGCGCGGGCTGATGTCAGACCCTGACCGGGCTGACGACCTGGTGCAGGATACGCTGGAGCGCGCCTGGTCGCGCTTTTCCATGTGGCAAAAGCACAGTGAACTGCGGGCCTGGATGTTCGGCATCATGCACAACCAGTTCATTGATCGCATCCGTGCGCAGCGCAGCCGGCCCGAGGACAGCGTGGGTGACGACCTTCCTGAAATGCCCCAGCGGCCGCAGCAGGCCGACGCACTGGAAATCCGTGATCTCGATCGCCTGTTGCAACGGCTCCCTCCCGAGCAGCGGGAGGTGCTGCTGCTTGTCAGTGTCGAAGAGCTCAGCTACCAGGAGGTGGCCACCGTCGTCGGCGTGCCGATAGGCACCGTGATGTCCCGCCTCTCCCGCGCCCGTGCCCGCTTGCGCGACGAGATTGCTGCAAGCGGCAGCAGCCCGGACAAGGTCACGGTCGCCTCCCACAAAATTCAACGCGTGAAGTGA